The following proteins come from a genomic window of Oncorhynchus masou masou isolate Uvic2021 chromosome 25, UVic_Omas_1.1, whole genome shotgun sequence:
- the LOC135514180 gene encoding refilin-A-like isoform X2 yields the protein MSKTLPSPPLPYLLLNSTGTDPRTRMYPVFFGESIEVNPKPETEIKCNSEVKYDSDRHYRDQVYCAPVPTVTSYSEMVVAVQNCTWRRYKSQVYLEPRQRPLHYQSTTIVYPKHAKNTYRTTLNYNATGSQRWFVSTVQLKSREDSSPCIIYAEDL from the exons ATGTCAAAGACACTTCCCTCACCACCA CTGCCGTACCTTCTCCTGAACTCAACGGGGACGGACCCGAGGACACGCATGTACCCTGTGTTCTTTGGTGAGAGCATCGAGGTCAACCCCAAACCTGAAACAGAGATCAA GTGTAACTCTGAAGTGAAGTACGACTCAGACAGGCACTACCGGGACCAGGTGTACTGCGCTCCCGTTCCCACGGTGACTTCCTACAGCGAGATGGTGGTGGCCGTGCAGAACTGCACCTGGCGGCGCTACAAGTCCCAGGTGTACCTAGAGCCCCGTCAGAGGCCCCTGCACTACCAAAGCACCACCATTGTGTACCCCAAACATGCCAAGAACACTTACCGCACCACACTCAACTACAACGCTACGGGTTCGCAGCGGTGGTTTGTCTCCACCGTCCAGCTGAAGTCCAGGGAGGACAGCAGCCCCTGCATCATCTACGCTGAGGACCTCTAA